A region from the Colius striatus isolate bColStr4 chromosome 12, bColStr4.1.hap1, whole genome shotgun sequence genome encodes:
- the SFT2D3 gene encoding vesicle transport protein SFT2C: protein MADLGRQLQQYLAQSKAAPAAASSAAPAPPSAARPQEEAGSSGLGARLGALNPFPPGRGEAPAAAAGSGPGSGWPWAAEADPCLPGLSRRQRLAGSGLCLLLAALCFGLAALYAPLLPLRARKFGLLWSLGSLCALGAAALLRGPARLLREPGRASLLYAAGLGGTLYAALALRSALLTALGAAVQLGAAAAALLALLPGGAAGLRLLSGLLSGLLSAALRRRGKTLPL from the coding sequence ATGGCGGACCTGGGCCGGCAGCTGCAGCAGTACCTCGCGCAGTCCaaggccgctcccgccgccgcctcgaGCGCGGCCCCCGCGCCGCCCTCCGCCGCCCGCCCGCAGGAGGAGGCGGGGAGCAGCGGCCTGGGGGCCCGGCTGGGCGCGCTGAACCCCTTCCCGCCGGGCCGCGGCGAggcccccgcggcggcggccggcTCGGGGCCGGGCTCGGGCTGGCCGTGGGCGGCCGAGGCGGACCCGTGCCTGCCGGGGCTGTCGCGCCGGCAGCGGCTGGCGGGGAGcgggctgtgcctgctgctggccgccCTGTGCTTCGGGCTGGCCGCGCTGTACGCGCCGCTGCTGCCGCTCCGCGCCCGCAAGTTCGGGCTGCTCTGGTCCCTCGGCTCGCTGTGCGCCCTGGGCGCCGCCGCGCTGCTGCGGGGGCCCGCCCGCCTGCTGCGGGAGCCCGGCCGCGCCTCGCTGCTCTACGCGGCCGGGCTCGGCGGGACGCTGTACGCGGCGCTGGCGCTGCGCAGCGCGCTGCTGACGGCGCTGGGCGCCGCGGTGCAGCtgggagccgccgccgccgcgctcctggccctgctgcccggCGGCGCCGCCGGCCTGCGCCTCCTGAGCGGCCTCCTGAGCGGCCTCCTGAGCGCCGCGCTGCGCCGCCGCGGCAAAACGCTGCCGCTGTGA